A segment of the Frankiaceae bacterium genome:
AGCGGGCGAGGGCATCGGCCACCTCCTGCTGGCGGCGCGCGAAGTCCTCGCACGGGATGAGCAGCAGCCCGTCGCCGATCCCGACGACGACCGCGTCGAACGCCTCCACGTCCTCGACCGCGAGGTAGGCGCGTACGGCGCGGGAGAGCACGACCCGGCCGCGCGGGTCGACCGCGGCGGTGTCGCTGTGGTGCAGGCCGGGCAGCGGCGGCGGACTGGCCCCGGGCGGGCCGAGCCAGGCGGCGGTGTTGAACCCGACGGCGGCGGCGCAGACGCCCTGCGGGGCGACCAGGGCGCGGTAGCGGCCGAGCGCGACCCGGCCGCGGGTGACCGGGCGTCCGTCCGGGACCGGCAGCGGCGGCAGCGGAGCGGTCAGCTCCGCGGCGGCGGTCACGAGCAGCTCCACGAGCGCGGCGTGCGGCGCCGCCCGGTCGGGCGTGCGGCGGCGCGGACGGCGGGTCGGGCGGTGCGGGTGAGGGGGCAACGGGCGGCTCCAGGCGGCGACGAAGGCTCACCTGGTAAACCGGCCCGAGGCCCTTTGACGGCGACACTGCCGCCGCAGCCGAAAGGCCCCGGAGGGCCGTTCAGCCGGTTTCGGGTGTTGCACCCTTCGGTGGTGGGCGAAGGCCCACGACTGCCCCCGGGTTCGGTGGGCGAGGGGGGAGTTGAACCCCCACGTCCTTTCGGACACACGGACCTGAACCGTGCGCGTCTGCCTATTCCGCCACTCGCCCGAGTGCCCGCAGGACGCTACCACGCACGCGCGGCCCCCTCACCTCGGATAGAACCGGCCGCACCGGGGCAAGACGCCCCACAGGAGGCGGGCGACCGCCGCCTATACGATCATGACCCGAGGCGGTGAGGAGGCGGAGATGGGCGTGCTGTCCCGTTTCGAACGCCGCCTCGAAGGACTGGTCGAGGGAGCCTTCGCCAAGGTCTTCCGCGGCGGCGTGGAGCCGGTCGAGGTGGCGAAGGCGCTGCAGCGCGAGGCCGCCGACAAGAAGGCCATCAGCTCCCACCGGACCCTGGTGCCCAACGACTTCGTGGTCGAGCTGGGCAAGACCGACGCCGCCAAGCTGAAGCCGTACGAGGCTCCGCTGGGCGCCGAGCTGGCCGCGATGGTCCGCGAGCACGCCGCCGAACGCCGCTGGTCGTTCGTCGGCCCCGTGATCGTCCACCTCGAGGAGCACGACGACCTCGACACGGGCGTCTTCCGCGTACGCAGCGCGGTCGTCGAGGGCGACCTCGACCCGGTGCCCACCACGACGACCCAGGGCGCCCCACGTATCAAGATCCTCAACGCCACCGGCGCCGAGAACGAGATCCCCCTCACCCGCGACGTCCTCGTCATCGGCCGCGCGAGCACCGCCGACATCCGCCTGGACGACACGGGCGTCAGCAGGCAGCACGCCGAGGTACGCCGCGAGGGCGACGACGTCGTGCTGGTCGACCTCGGCTCGACGAACGGCAGCAGCGTCAACGGCCGCCCGGTCGAACGCGCACGCCTCACGCCCGGCGACCGCATCGAGCTGGGACGTACGGTCCTCGTCTACGAGAGGGACGAGCGCTAGCCCATGTCAGAGATCGCGATCCTGCTCGTCCGGCTCGGCGTGCTGCTGCTCGTGTGGCTGTTCGTCTTCGCCGCGCTGCGCGTGATCCGCCTCGACGTGTTCGGGCCGCGCGTCCCGAAGTCCACCCGGCCCAAGCCCGCCCCGGCCACGCCCGCGAGACAGCAGGCACCGAAGCCGCAGAAGAACGCCAAGCTGCCCCGCCACCTCGTCGTCACCGCGGGCTCGCTGGCCGGCCAGAGCATCGACCTCGACAACGCCCCCGTCACGATCGGCCGCGCGCCCGAGTCCACGCTGGTCCTGACGGACGACTACGCCAGCAGCCACCACGCGCGGCTGCTGCCGCAGGACGGGCAGTGGCTGATCGAGGACCTCGGCTCGACGAACGGCACGTACCTCGACAAGACGAAGGTCACGCGCCCCACGCCGGTGCCGCCGGGCTCGAAGGTGCGCATCGGCAAGACGGTACTGGAGCTGCGCCGATGATCGCCTGGCGCTACGCCGCGCTCTCCGACGTCGGCCTGCTGCGCGACGGCAACGAGGACGCCGCGTTCGCCGGGCGCCGCCTGCTGGCCGTTGCCGACGGCATGGGCGGGCACGCGGCGGGCGAGGTCGCGAGCGCCGCCGTCATCGCCGCGCTGGAGCAGCTCGACGAGCTCGGCGTCAACGCCGGCGACCCGCGCGAGGCGCTGCGCGAGGCGGTCCACGACGCCAACGTCCACCTCCGCGACATGGTCGCCGCCGAGAGCGACCTGCAGGGCATGGGTACGACGGTCACGGCGGTCCTCACGGACGGCGACTACACGTGGCTGGCGCACGTCGGCGACTCCCGCGCGTACCTCCTCCGCGACGGCCACCTGACGCAGCTGACGCGGGACCACACGTTCGTACAGCAGCTGGTCGACGAGGGCCGCATCCGCAAGGAGGACGCGAGCACCCACCCGCAGCGCAACTTCATCACCCGCGCGCTGGACGGCCGCGAGGGCATCGACATCGACCTCGACCGCCTCGACCTCCAGCCAGGCGACCGGCTGCTGCTCTGCAGCGACGGCCTCTCGGGCGTCGTCTCCGACGAGAGCATGGCCGAGGTCCTGACCGGCACCACGCCGGAGGAGGCGGCGCAGCGGCTGATCGACCTCGCGCTGCGCGGCGGCGGCCCCGACAACATCACCTGCATCGTCGCCGACGCCCTCGACGGCCAGCCGCAGCCGGGCACCGCGTCCCTCGTCGGGGCGGCCTCGGACGAGCCGACGCTACGCGCCGAGGACGGGTCGCCCGCCGCGCGCGCGGCCGCACTGCGGCGTACCCCGAAGCACGTCGCCACGGCCGACGACGACGAGGACCCGCGCGGCAAGGCGCGGCGGATACGCCGCCGCCGCGCGATGCTCGCCGCGACCGCGGTGCTGGTGCTGTTCGCGCTCGGCGCGGTGGCGGGCTACTCGTGGACGCAGAAGCAGTACTACGTCGCCATGGCCGGCCCCGACGTCGCGATCTACCAGGGCGTCGAGGGCGGCGTCGCCGGCGTCGAGCTGTCCCACGTCCGCGAACGCGTCGCGCTCGACGTCGAGGCGCTGTCGGAGTTCGAACGCAAGCGGGTCGAGGACGGCATCACCGCGGGCAGCCTCGACGAGGCGCGCGCGATCGTCACCCGCCTCCGCGCGGCCGCCACCCCGAGCCCGACCCCCACTCCGAAGCCGAGTCCCACACCCAAGAAAACGCCGAGCCCGTCGGAGACGCCGTGAACCGCCGCCGCGCCGAGCTGGTGCTGCTGGTCTTCGCGATCGTCGTCGCGATGGCCGCGTCGGCCGCCGTGGACCTCGCGCACGACGACGGCAAGGTCACCGCGAGCGTCCTCGGCTACGGCGCCTCCCTCGCGCTGCTGTTCGGCATCGCGCACGTCGCCGTACGGTTCCTCGCCCCCGCCGCCGACC
Coding sequences within it:
- a CDS encoding DUF3662 and FHA domain-containing protein, producing the protein MTRGGEEAEMGVLSRFERRLEGLVEGAFAKVFRGGVEPVEVAKALQREAADKKAISSHRTLVPNDFVVELGKTDAAKLKPYEAPLGAELAAMVREHAAERRWSFVGPVIVHLEEHDDLDTGVFRVRSAVVEGDLDPVPTTTTQGAPRIKILNATGAENEIPLTRDVLVIGRASTADIRLDDTGVSRQHAEVRREGDDVVLVDLGSTNGSSVNGRPVERARLTPGDRIELGRTVLVYERDER
- a CDS encoding FHA domain-containing protein → MSEIAILLVRLGVLLLVWLFVFAALRVIRLDVFGPRVPKSTRPKPAPATPARQQAPKPQKNAKLPRHLVVTAGSLAGQSIDLDNAPVTIGRAPESTLVLTDDYASSHHARLLPQDGQWLIEDLGSTNGTYLDKTKVTRPTPVPPGSKVRIGKTVLELRR
- a CDS encoding Stp1/IreP family PP2C-type Ser/Thr phosphatase, with translation MIAWRYAALSDVGLLRDGNEDAAFAGRRLLAVADGMGGHAAGEVASAAVIAALEQLDELGVNAGDPREALREAVHDANVHLRDMVAAESDLQGMGTTVTAVLTDGDYTWLAHVGDSRAYLLRDGHLTQLTRDHTFVQQLVDEGRIRKEDASTHPQRNFITRALDGREGIDIDLDRLDLQPGDRLLLCSDGLSGVVSDESMAEVLTGTTPEEAAQRLIDLALRGGGPDNITCIVADALDGQPQPGTASLVGAASDEPTLRAEDGSPAARAAALRRTPKHVATADDDEDPRGKARRIRRRRAMLAATAVLVLFALGAVAGYSWTQKQYYVAMAGPDVAIYQGVEGGVAGVELSHVRERVALDVEALSEFERKRVEDGITAGSLDEARAIVTRLRAAATPSPTPTPKPSPTPKKTPSPSETP